From Bombyx mori chromosome 27, ASM3026992v2:
CGGACACATTTGAGATTTACAAGTCAGAAGAGGTCGATGAAATAGTACAATTCATATATGACAATACAGAGATATTCAAAGATCCAATATGTCATTTTGTTTGCTTCGGAGTCATAGCTAAAAACTTGAAAAGGAAAGTGGGTAGTGTTAAAAGAAAATGGCAAGAACTTGTGactttgtataaaattattttggaagataaaaaagaaaatccaGATATGCAGATAGATTGGAGGTATATAGAGCTGTTTGATAGGATCTTTGCTTACGGAATGGACACTAAACTGCTGGAGGGTTATGAGAaaactgataataatataagcCATGGTTAGTgtattgttttttgaaaaaaaaaaaaaaaaccgtgataTCGCCTTCACGTTCCGCTGTTTGGTGATGATCAGATTTAATCCTTAGACATCAGATTGAAGCATTCAGTATATCGTATTTGTGCCACCCTTTAAATTGAAATGTAAGAAATAGGAAGGTAGCGGTCCTTACCCGTATGGGCTCAGAATAGCACCAGTTCTCATACTCATACACCTTTTGAGATAGAACTTATTCCTGAACTTGTATCAACAAGTTTTATCTCTTTATGCACTATACCCCGATTgtgttatcttttaggccacagttacttcattttcattttggCTTTGTGTTAATTTATGAATTAGATAGTTAAGCtagctaattttaaattttgtatcccttgcAAGATTTAAGAATACTTGAAAAGCTGAATTGCACACATAAATTCTCGTTGTTAGGAACCataatgtaaaaattatttaaagtctATTGACATAAATTTTACAGATAAAAAGCAAGCAAGCATAGAAAAagacacgaacggaaccgattATGAATCAAATGATgagattaatacaaaaaaatcgaaGCATTTAGGAGAATCAAAAGCATTTAAGATTCTGGGATACTACCTCAAGAACAAGATTAAATTTCAAAAGACGACGAATAAAAACAAGAACACCTTATGGAACGTTCTGGCACCGCGGCTCGGCATTACTGCTACGCAGTGCGCACACAGATTCCGAAATCTAAAACAAGTTTACACAGCATACGTACAAAGGGAAATAAGTAAGCCAGAAATGCCAATAATGTGGCCATATTACACACTTTGCAAGAAAGTATTTGGTTATAGAGCAttgaaaactaaactaaaaaatgGCAAAAATAACTCGGACACCGAAGATTGGTCGCCGAAAGAGATAAAATCGCTTATAAATTTCTTTTCGAAGAATTTCCATGACATCACCAATAACATTGATGATGCTAGTCATTGGCGTCCCATTGCTGCAGAAATAGATAAGACTACAAACTCTTGTAAGGATAAATTCTTAGAACTGAGAAAGTCATACAGGAAACTCAAGACCCAAATTTCCAGGAATCCCAATGTGAAAATCTCATGGAAATACTTTAAGATGTTCGAAGATATTTATAATTCGAATCGCGAGGGTGAAATGGAGGTTGATGATAATCATGAAggtatgtagaaaaaaaaagtaatttaaggtCACGAGATATACAATTTTGTGCTCATTAAATTGCTATGATATGATTTCCATGTgcaatttgtattatatttcaataaaaagaaaacgcatattttttatgaaaattcgataacccttaaaataaataattgtaaattcaTTTCTTCAAAAATCTCGAGTTTTTGTCCAAATTGggaagtataatattttttttagagagTTATTATTACATTCTcatatacaaattaatattcaaattatttgcAGACGAAGACTACGAATGTATCATAGTCTTACCTGAAGGAGCTGATATATCAGATATTGAAAATTCTCAAATGATGATACAAGAAAACTCTGAAAACGGTGAAAATGCACAAGAAGAAGAAAGCATTGCCCAAGAAGAAGAAAGCATTgcccaagaagaagaagacattgcacaagaagaagaaaacattgcccaagaagaagaaaacattgcccaagaagaagaaaacattgcccaagaagaagaagaaaacattaTGCAAGAACAAGAAACTACCGAACCTATGGATGTAACTGAACCAATGCAAGAGAACTCTGAAATGATTTCAATAGCCATAGACATTCAAGCTATATTGGATGACACCGATTCACAACCAGCCATACAAGACACGCCTAAAACAATAAAGAAGTGGACGAAGAAGTCCAAGAGGCGTTTGCTAATattgtacataaattatatcCGATCGAACAAAGGAAAAGAGATCAATACTAAAGATATGTGGCGGGATATTGGCAAGAAGCTAGACCGACGTCCAATAATATGCAAGAAAATGCTGGCTAAACTCAAGAATAGATATCTGAAGAACAAGAGTGATAGGACAAAAGATCCTCTCTCTGATCTACTTGAGAAATTAATCAAATTGAAGCCGAAATTTGTAAAGAATAGAGTTTATAACGACGTCTCCATACCGGCTGACAAAGTGACGAAGGCGTTGAACTATTATTTGCAGTACATTGAAGATTTTTCAAATCCGAAATTCGACAAACGCTTCCTATGGACGGAATTGGCCAATCACGTTTCTGAACCCGTCCCGAAGATCATCAGCaagataaattatttgaaacaggCATATAATGACGATTATATAACGGAGGAAAACGCGCAGttcattgaaattttaaaagagataatCGCTAAAGAGATCGCAATTAATTTGGTTACAGAGATAGAAGTGAAAAGTAATTTAGACTATACGGAGAGTCCTTGGTCCGAAACAGATGTAGAACAGCTGTTAGAGTGGTATTTGAGTAATCTTGATAAGTTTAAACACCCGAAATATGTGCGCTCGTATTTGTGGAAGGAGGCTTCGGAAATTATGAAACGTAGTCCACTAGATTGTTCTAGAAAAATGTCTGAAATCCGTTCGCAGTACCGTAGTCTGGTGAAGCAGGATAACCCTGAACTGGCCACTTGGAAGTTCCAAGCTTTGTGCCAGAAAATTTATGGCACAGGAAAGAAAGGCAATAATACTGTGAATAATTTGTAAGTTCTCTGGTCTATTTTTCATTGTAAcatataacattatttattatgctAAGTATTAGTGATAGTGGaataaatgatatttaaaaatgtgttttttgttgACCGTACAAGATGAAGGTGGCGCTGTCACGTTTTAGAATATATTCAGGACGCGAAAAATCTTTGTTAAATACTAGTATTTTAAaacatcattttgtttttatttattgttatattagtaTTGGTGGTAGCCTAAGGGCCTATTCCAGCTAATGCTACTACTgtgggaatttgctaacactagccctaacaagagcagtgtttctcagaatctaccaccggatcggaattgcgtcCCAATGAGAAAATCCGGCGCTGTGCCTATGTGGATCTACCCTCAAAAATAGCACTTTTTAAACTACCCTCTCTTTTTATGACGTcatgtttataaatttaatctTCAGGGTAGTTAACAAATGAATTCGCTTTCTTTTTCtaaaattagtattatttatctttttttttattgcttagattggtcgATGGActcacggcccacgtgatgttaaatggtcaccggcGGCCATGGACAtctgcaatttttttaattttgtacggtATCTATAAAACATTTACGTAAAACAGGTTTACTAAATTGCAAAGAAAATTCAAATAGCATTAACAAAAAAGAGAATGTAATGCACATACGTCCGTAATTATAATAGACTTTAAATTATTGCTCATCCATCTAGAagtcataaaaattatattatctcGATGATGTCTAAGATACATTTTGTCAATTGATGTAAGGGCATATAAATGAATGGCTCACCTTGGGTGAAGTGGCAATGTGAGGAGCCCATAATGAGATATGAGATTGAAACTTGAGATTTCACTGAATACTTCGCCGCAGAAGCAAAAGCcgtcgtgtcctaaaggataagacgtccggtgaccggtgcattcgtatctagcgatgcaacggtgttcgaatcccgcaggcgggtaccaatttttctaatgaaatacgtacgtaacaaatgttcacgatcgacttccactgtgaaggaataacaccgtgtaataaaaataaaaaacccgcaaaattatactttgcgtaattactggtgaacTGGTGGTAATGGAACTTATATTTTAacatgggtggcgcatttacgttgtagatgtctatgggctccagtaaccacttaacaccagatgggctgtgagctcgtccacccaactaagcaataaaaaaaacaagtttcatCATAATTGAAAGGCTTGAGAACGCATAGaggactcaccatcaggtgggccgtgtgctcgtctgcctacaaggggaataaaaaaaatagcgtgTCCAACATAAATGAGGAtagatccttccgatccactagcacttttgaagtcgtcgtggcctaacggataagacgtccggtgcattcgtgttgagcgatgcaccgatgttcgaatctcaggcgggtaccaatttttctaatgaaatacgtactcaacagatgttcacgattgatttccacggtgaaggaataacatcgtgtaataaaaatgaaacccgcaaaattataatttgcgtaattactggtggtaggacctcttgtgagtccgcacgggtaggtaccaccaccctgcctatttctgccgtgaagcagtaatgcgtttcggtttgaagggcggggcagccgttgtaactataattgagaacttagaacttatatctcaagatgggtggcgcatttacgttgtag
This genomic window contains:
- the LOC110384729 gene encoding uncharacterized protein LOC110384729 translates to MEQVVIKTEVQNNGEILLFYVDENGGTEQSILTTVESIENSGIDLQNINPYATEVHFDETHFEISQSNKLTFPLENWTDEEIQRLLVFYNDNKQAFVTGSTKRIHLWTIACKTMIFNKTPISCDRKLKFLKDSYVQVCRTRTQQGMSMEIIDLCHQAFGDDPEIHSILSQEEKVRPQPTRVEDSSLVLKKLTTNKPEQKVEKMLQLYLKYKKQFQQEHYTRSLWDNIAMQLGEDDGVFWQKRFMNYKQHYIGLLEKKMQGIVEFNWPYMALYDKIFKDDIEFRRKYPFSDDSNTSNETLTQHHNIWFETEKVVLIKHQYDCFDDFQDPKIPKGFLWNEISRLLDKPADLCKKKVLDLKKEHYIKYEDNYDLSSRKPLEILLDYVICKDIECEIRKTKNDSDTFEIYKSEEVDEIVQFIYDNTEIFKDPICHFVCFGVIAKNLKRKVGSVKRKWQELVTLYKIILEDKKENPDMQIDWRYIELFDRIFAYGMDTKLLEGYEKTDNNISHDKKQASIEKDTNGTDYESNDEINTKKSKHLGESKAFKILGYYLKNKIKFQKTTNKNKNTLWNVLAPRLGITATQCAHRFRNLKQVYTAYVQREISKPEMPIMWPYYTLCKKVFGYRALKTKLKNGKNNSDTEDWSPKEIKSLINFFSKNFHDITNNIDDASHWRPIAAEIDKTTNSCKDKFLELRKSYRKLKTQISRNPNVKISWKYFKMFEDIYNSNREGEMEVDDNHEDEDYECIIVLPEGADISDIENSQMMIQENSENGENAQEEESIAQEEESIAQEEEDIAQEEENIAQEEENIAQEEENIAQEEEENIMQEQETTEPMDVTEPMQENSEMISIAIDIQAILDDTDSQPAIQDTPKTIKKWTKKSKRRLLILYINYIRSNKGKEINTKDMWRDIGKKLDRRPIICKKMLAKLKNRYLKNKSDRTKDPLSDLLEKLIKLKPKFVKNRVYNDVSIPADKVTKALNYYLQYIEDFSNPKFDKRFLWTELANHVSEPVPKIISKINYLKQAYNDDYITEENAQFIEILKEIIAKEIAINLVTEIEVKSNLDYTESPWSETDVEQLLEWYLSNLDKFKHPKYVRSYLWKEASEIMKRSPLDCSRKMSEIRSQYRSLVKQDNPELATWKFQALCQKIYGTGKKGNNTVNNL